attatttctcaggaaataaataaaatataaataaaaaatatatttagagaatATTATATTAGTAGGTGTTGATAATGTGAGGTTAATTTATGCAATAGTATTATTGTACTTTTTCCCATCACATCATTCTTGTTTCCCATTACTTTTCTCTGTACGTGCGCATGCTTTGGCTTTACTAGtaaatctttttaattttttttaagtaaaatcTGTTTAATGTCAACAATTACTTCAAACATAATCAAgtgtatataattaattaattaattaattaattaatatttcctCATGGGAAGAGCTTACAACTTACTCAGTAAGGCAAAACTTAttcttagaaaataattttattattatatattaattttgatcATTTTCTACAGAGAACAAGCTGATGATCAGACTATAACAAGCAAGCACGTGtcattcttttctttttcttatcattttaataatattaaacaaCACTCTCAATCCTCTCTTTAGATTCCACTAAAAATATTCTATAATAAATTAAGCTGTTGCAATAGGACCCAAATTGACATTACTTTCCACAGCCTTCATGGCTTCAAATCTCGGTTCCTTGGCCTGGAATTTCAACCCAGCATAAAGCTTCATGTAGTCTTCAAAAACAAATTTTGGGTACACCAGCTTCTTCTGCTCTGCTTCTTTCTCCACCAGAGCTGGTGCTGGGTAGATGAGTGCATCACTTCCAGGGTTGTAGAATGAAGCTATTGACATCCTGGTACCATCTGTTTGAGCCACAACTCTGTGCTCAACACTCTTGTACTTCCCATTGGTAATTACCTGAATATTTTCATTTTGTATTAGCAATAAATTAGTGTGATTAATTTATCAAGTTAATTAgatgaaaaaaaatgaattaagctGGGTTTTACCTCAAGCTGGTCTCCAAGGTTAATAACAATGGAGTGGCGCATAGGGGGCACATCAATCCACTGGCCATCTTTAAGGAGTTGAAGGCCACTGACCTTGTCATCCTGAAACAGCAAGATAATACCACCAGCGTCTGTGTGGGCTCTGAGTCCCTTGATGAGATCTGGCTTGGGGCATGGTGGGTAGTTGCTCACCTTGGTCCCAAAGGTTGGACCCCTTGACCCATAGAAGGCCTTCTTGAGATACCCTTTCTCTAGTCCAAGATTTTCACATAACAGGTCCAGAAGCTCCTCTGCAAGCTTCTCCAACTTCGCTGCAAACTCCTTCATCACCTTCCTGCAtatcatttttatatattttatttgggTAACTAAATAAAACTATTCACcatcaactatatatatatataattttcaaagAAAGAACACATAGTTAAATGAACAATAATAATGATGATGACCCATTTCTTAAGCAAAATAATAGCCACATGAagatgattaattaatttttttaaacctGTATTCATCATCGAGATCAGGAACTTGAGCAATGTTTGACTCAGGGAGATGGCGGAGGTAGAAGGTGCTTTCCCAGTCCAAATCTTTGATCTCAGTTTGGACATTCTCAAGACCTTTGCCGGCCACCATTTCCTTGAATCTCTGCTCCATGCATTTCCTGTAATGACCTTTTGTCATTCTCTCCACTGTGTCCAAGAACTCTGGCTCTATTCCATGGTCCAGCAACTaaaaaacacataaaagaaaCAGAAACCCAGAAACGTTAGACCCCATTATTAataaatgatgatgatgatgagatgGAGATATTTACCTCAAAGAATCCCCAATTCTCACAGGCATCTTTGATCTTAGCCATGGTGGAAGCTCTCTCCTCACCATTAAGCTTCTCAAGGTTAATTACTGGGaactccatctctctctctctctctctctctctctgccttGTGTTTGTTGAGACAAAGCTGAAGCAAGGGTATGGTATTTATAGGAGCTCTAAGCATGATGAGGACCTAAACTATAGTAATTTGTGGTATATGGCTTGTGGGTCTATAAGATATTAATTATAGAACTATTGCAAGATAAATCCAAACCTTCCGATTTgagataatt
This sequence is a window from Hevea brasiliensis isolate MT/VB/25A 57/8 chromosome 10, ASM3005281v1, whole genome shotgun sequence. Protein-coding genes within it:
- the LOC110650986 gene encoding 1-aminocyclopropane-1-carboxylate oxidase, with amino-acid sequence MEFPVINLEKLNGEERASTMAKIKDACENWGFFELLDHGIEPEFLDTVERMTKGHYRKCMEQRFKEMVAGKGLENVQTEIKDLDWESTFYLRHLPESNIAQVPDLDDEYRKVMKEFAAKLEKLAEELLDLLCENLGLEKGYLKKAFYGSRGPTFGTKVSNYPPCPKPDLIKGLRAHTDAGGIILLFQDDKVSGLQLLKDGQWIDVPPMRHSIVINLGDQLEVITNGKYKSVEHRVVAQTDGTRMSIASFYNPGSDALIYPAPALVEKEAEQKKLVYPKFVFEDYMKLYAGLKFQAKEPRFEAMKAVESNVNLGPIATA